A window from Nocardioides mesophilus encodes these proteins:
- a CDS encoding glycoside hydrolase family 15 protein, which yields MRIEDYALIGDTQTAALVGKNGSIDWLCLPRFDSGACFAALLGEPDNGRWLLAPADEVRDVQRRYRPGTLVLETEFTTEHGTVRVVDCMPIREGEPNLVRRVEGVSGRVRMRSELVVRLDYGHIVPWLRRDGRRVQAFAGPDTLTLDTDADIDGEDQGDPTCEFEVGPGEAVDFRLAWTRPREAAPEHLDVGATIERTTQEWEEWASRCTYHGPHRELVRRSLIVLKALTYRPTGGIVAAPTTSLPEQVGGVRNWDYRYCWIRDATFTLLALIDGGYTEEAEEWREWLLRALAGRPDQMQIMYGVEGERRLTEIELDWLSGYEDSRPVRAGNAASGQFQLDVYGELMDALHQARTHGVPPDEHAWEVQRSLVEFLEAHWHEPDNGIWEIRGGPRHFTFSKVMAWAAMDRAVKAVEQFGLEGPVDRWREVRQQIFDEVCEKGYDAGRNTFTQYYGSQALDASLLLISEVGFLPPDDPRMLGTVETIEKELCPDGFVARYSMTEDSQELDGLPPGEGSFLACTFWLADCYLAQGRRKDAEELFERLVALTNDVGLLSEEYDAKEDRLVGNFPQALSHIALVNTALNLETGTGPSKSRRHTGEEGRPTR from the coding sequence CGGGAAGAACGGCTCGATCGACTGGCTGTGCCTGCCCCGCTTCGACTCCGGGGCCTGCTTCGCCGCCCTGCTCGGCGAGCCCGACAACGGCCGCTGGCTGCTCGCCCCCGCCGACGAGGTGCGCGACGTGCAGCGCCGGTACCGTCCGGGAACCCTGGTGCTGGAGACCGAGTTCACCACCGAGCACGGCACCGTCCGGGTCGTGGACTGCATGCCGATCCGCGAGGGCGAGCCGAACCTGGTGCGCCGCGTCGAGGGCGTCTCCGGCCGGGTCCGGATGCGCAGCGAGCTCGTCGTGCGCCTCGACTACGGGCACATCGTGCCGTGGCTGCGCCGCGACGGCCGCCGGGTGCAGGCGTTCGCCGGACCGGACACGCTGACGCTCGACACCGACGCCGACATCGACGGCGAGGACCAGGGCGACCCGACGTGCGAGTTCGAGGTGGGCCCGGGCGAGGCGGTGGACTTCCGGCTGGCCTGGACCCGTCCCCGAGAGGCGGCCCCGGAGCACCTGGACGTGGGCGCCACCATCGAGCGCACCACGCAGGAGTGGGAGGAGTGGGCGTCCCGGTGCACCTACCACGGGCCCCACCGGGAGCTCGTGCGCCGCTCGCTCATCGTGCTCAAGGCGCTGACCTACCGGCCCACCGGCGGCATCGTCGCAGCGCCCACCACGTCGCTTCCCGAGCAGGTGGGCGGGGTCCGCAACTGGGACTACCGCTACTGCTGGATCCGCGACGCGACCTTCACGCTGCTCGCCCTGATCGACGGCGGGTACACCGAGGAGGCCGAGGAGTGGCGGGAGTGGCTGCTGCGGGCGCTGGCCGGGCGACCTGACCAGATGCAGATCATGTACGGCGTCGAAGGCGAGCGCCGGCTCACCGAGATAGAGCTCGACTGGCTGTCCGGCTACGAGGACTCACGACCGGTGCGCGCCGGCAACGCGGCCTCGGGCCAGTTCCAGCTCGACGTGTACGGCGAGCTGATGGACGCCCTCCACCAGGCCCGCACGCACGGCGTACCTCCCGACGAGCACGCGTGGGAGGTGCAGCGCTCCTTGGTGGAGTTCCTGGAGGCGCACTGGCACGAGCCGGACAACGGCATCTGGGAGATCCGCGGCGGTCCCCGGCACTTCACGTTCTCCAAGGTGATGGCCTGGGCGGCGATGGACCGCGCCGTCAAGGCGGTCGAGCAGTTCGGCCTCGAGGGGCCGGTGGACCGCTGGCGCGAGGTCCGGCAGCAGATCTTCGACGAGGTCTGCGAGAAGGGGTACGACGCCGGACGCAACACCTTCACGCAGTACTACGGCTCCCAGGCCCTCGACGCCTCGCTGCTGCTGATCAGCGAGGTCGGCTTCCTGCCGCCCGACGATCCGCGCATGCTGGGCACGGTCGAGACGATCGAGAAGGAGCTGTGCCCGGACGGCTTCGTCGCGCGGTACTCGATGACGGAGGACTCCCAGGAGCTCGACGGACTCCCGCCGGGCGAGGGCTCGTTCCTGGCCTGCACGTTCTGGCTGGCCGACTGCTACCTCGCCCAGGGGCGGCGCAAGGACGCCGAGGAGCTGTTCGAGCGGCTCGTCGCCCTGACCAACGACGTCGGCCTGCTCTCCGAGGAGTACGACGCGAAGGAGGACCGCCTGGTCGGCAACTTCCCGCAGGCGCTCTCGCACATCGCCCTGGTCAACACCGCGCTCAACCTCGAGACCGGCACCGGTCCGTCGAAGAGCCGCCGGCACACCGGGGAGGAGGGCCGCCCCACCCGCTGA
- a CDS encoding MarR family winged helix-turn-helix transcriptional regulator yields the protein MTDQAGQDGGLRPEEVEAVMAGTRAMGVLIAESLAKVETVVTMPQLRVLILASVAPLNVSAVAEDLGVHPSNATRTCDRLVRAGLLDRNPDPADRRHVMLTATEEGRRLVQTVMDHRRSRVEQILQRLDEEQRAALAVSLAAFTAAVGEEHLGLEAVVVQP from the coding sequence GTGACGGACCAGGCGGGTCAGGACGGCGGGCTGCGGCCCGAGGAGGTCGAGGCGGTGATGGCCGGGACCCGGGCGATGGGAGTGCTGATCGCCGAGTCCCTGGCGAAGGTCGAGACCGTGGTGACGATGCCGCAGCTCCGGGTGCTGATCCTGGCGTCGGTCGCGCCACTCAACGTCTCGGCGGTGGCCGAGGACCTGGGCGTGCACCCCTCCAACGCGACCCGCACCTGTGACCGGCTGGTCCGGGCCGGGCTGCTGGACCGGAACCCGGACCCCGCGGACCGGCGGCACGTCATGCTCACTGCCACCGAGGAGGGGCGCCGGCTGGTGCAGACGGTGATGGACCACCGCCGCTCCCGGGTCGAGCAGATCCTTCAACGCCTCGACGAAGAGCAGCGCGCGGCGCTGGCCGTTTCGCTGGCAGCGTTCACCGCGGCGGTCGGCGAGGAGCACCTGGGCCTCGAGGCGGTGGTGGTCCAGCCCTGA